In Camelus ferus isolate YT-003-E chromosome 10, BCGSAC_Cfer_1.0, whole genome shotgun sequence, the following proteins share a genomic window:
- the KCNJ11 gene encoding ATP-sensitive inward rectifier potassium channel 11, whose amino-acid sequence MLSRKGIIPEEYVLTRLAEDPAEPRYHARERKARFVSKNGNCNVAHKNIREQGRFLQDVFTTLVDLKWPYTLLIFTMSFLCSWLLFAMVWWLIAFSHGDLAPSEAPGDGATVPCVTSIHSFSSAFLFSIEVQVTIGFGGRMVTEECPLAILILIVQNIVGLMINAIMLGCIFMKTAQAHRRAETLIFSKHAVIALRHGRLCFMLRVGDLRKSMIISATIHMQVVRKTTSPEGEVVPLHQVDIPMENGVGGNSIFLVAPLIIYHVIDANSPLYDLAPCDLHHHQDLEIIVILEGVVETTGITTQARTSYLADEILWGQRFVPIVTEEDGRYSVDYSKFGNTIKVPTPLCTARQLDEDPSLLDVLTLARGPLRKRSMAVAKAKPKFSISPDSLS is encoded by the coding sequence ATGCTGTCCCGCAAGGGCATCATCCCTGAGGAGTATGTGCTGACAAGGCTAGCAGAAGACCCTGCAGAACCCCGGTACCATGCCCGTGAGCGGAAGGCCCGCTTCGTGTCCAAGAATGGCAACTGCAACGTGGCCCACAAGAACATCCGGGAGCAGGGCCGCTTTCTGCAGGACGTGTTTACCACCCTGGTGGACCTCAAGTGGCCATACACGCTGCTTATCTTCACCATGTCCTTCCTGTGCAGCTGGCTGCTCTTTGCCATGGTCTGGTGGCTCATTGCCTTCTCCCATGGTGACCTGGCCCCTAGCGAGGCCCCTGGCGACGGTGCCACTGTGCCCTGTGTCACCAGCATCCACTCCTTTTcatctgctttccttttctccattgagGTCCAGGTGACCATTGGTTTCGGCGGGCGCATGGTGACAGAGGAGTGCCCTCTGGCCATCTTGATCCTCATTGTGCAGAACATCGTGGGGCTCATGATCAATGCCATCATGCTGGGCTGCATCTTCATGAAGACTGCCCAGGCCCACCGGCGGGCCGAGACCCTCATCTTCAGCAAGCATGCAGTCATTGCCCTGCGCCATGGCCGCCTCTGTTTCATGCTGCGTGTGGGCGACCTCCGCAAGAGCATGATCATCAGCGCCACCATCCACATGCAGGTGGTGCGCAAGACCACCAGCCCTGAGGGCGAGGTGGTACCCCTCCACCAGGTGGACATCCCCATGGAGAACGGTGTGGGTGGCAATAGTATCTTCCTGGTGGCACCCCTCATCATTTACCACGTCATTGATGCCAACAGCCCGCTCTATGACCTGGCGCCCTGTGACCTGCACCACCATCAGGACCTTGAGATCATTGTCATCCTGGAAGGCGTGGTGGAAACCACGGGCATCACCACCCAGGCACGCACCTCGTACCTGGCCGATGAGATCCTGTGGGGCCAGCGCTTTGTACCCATCGTGACCGAGGAAGATGGCCGCTACTCCGTGGATTACTCCAAGTTTGGCAACACCATCAAAGTGCCCACGCCGCTCTGCACGGCCCGCCAACTTGATGAGGACCCAAGCCTGCTGGATGTCCTGACCCTTGCCCGTGGGCCCCTGCGCAAGCGCAGCATGGCTGTGGCCAAGGCCAAGCCCAAGTTCAGCATCTCTCCAGATTCCCTGTCTTGA
- the NCR3LG1 gene encoding natural cytotoxicity triggering receptor 3 ligand 1, which yields MQDDGERAHPVSSLFLEKVKDNEDRHILCKSTGFYPENINIMWKRWTQKDLQYQEVSEGIITGPTVKNEDGTFNVTSYLSLRPALEDSVTSYQCVVWHVSLLTGQSFNLTLPLTKSEKKTDLKIVGLCIGLLFIVLIILMLVFLCKRYRTDTLFDTF from the exons ATGCAAGATGATGGAGAAAGAG CTCACCCAGTCAGCAGCTTGTTTCTGGAGAAGGTGAAAGATAATGAAGATAGACATATTTTGTGTAAGTCAACTGGGTTTTATCCAGAGAACATTAACATAATGTGGAAAAGGTGGACCCAAAAGGATCTTCAGTACCAAGAAGTTTCTGAGGGCATCATTACTGGTCCCACCGTCAAGAATGAGGATGGTACATTTAATGTTACCAGCTACTTGAGCCTGAGGCCCGCTCTGGAAGACAGTGTGACCAGCTACCAGTGCGTGGTATGGCATGTATCCTTGCTCACGGGCCAGAGTTTCAACCTTACCCTGCCTCTGACAA aATCTGAGAAGAAAACTGACTTGAAGATTGTTGGGTTATGCATTGGATTGTTATTTATTGTGCTAATCATATTAATGttagtttttctttgtaaaag GTACCGGACAGACACTCTTTTTGATACTTTTTGA
- the NUCB2 gene encoding nucleobindin-2 isoform X1 gives MKWRTILLQYCFLFITCVLTALEAVPIDIDKTKVKNTQPVDSAKIEPPDTGLYYDEYLKQVIDVLETDSHFREKLQKADIEDIKSGRLSKELDLVSHHVRTKLDELKRQEVARLRMLIKAKLDSLQDTGIDHHALLKQFDHLNHLNPDKFESTDLDMLIKAATSDLEHYDKARHEEFKKYEMMKEHERREYLKTLNEEKRKEEESKFEEMKKKHENHPKVNHPGSKDQLKEVWEEADGLDPNDFDPKTFFKLHDVNSDGFLDEQELEALFTKELEKVYDPKNEEDDMVEMEEERLRMREHVMNEVDTNKDRLVTLEEFLKATEKKEFLEPDSWETLDQQQFFTEEELKEYENLISVQEIELKKKADELQKQKEELQRQHEQLEAQKLEYHQVVQQMEQKKLQGISPSVPGGESKIQSHI, from the exons ATGAAGTGGAGGACCATACTGCTACAATATTGTTTTCTCTTCATTACATGTGTACTTACTGCTCTTGAAGCTGTGCCTATAGACATAGACaagacaaaagtgaaaaatactcAGCCTGTGGACAGTGCAAAGATAGAACCACCA GATACTGGACTTTATTATGATGAATACCTCAAGCAAGTGATCGATGTGCTGGAAACAGATAGTCATTTCAGAGAAAAGCTCCAGAAAGCAGACATAGAGGATATAAAg AGTGGGAGGCTAAGCAAAGAGCTGGATTTAGTGAGTCACCATGTGAGGACAAAACTTGATGAACTGAAAAGGCAAGAAGTGGCAAGGTTGAGAATGCTGATTAAAGCGAAATTGGATTCCCTTCAAG aTACAGGCATAGACCACCATGCTCTTCTAAAACAATTTGATCACCTAAATCACCTGAATCCTGACAAGTTTGAATCTACAGATTTAGATATGTTAATCAAAGCG GCTACAAGTGATCTGGAACACTATGATAAGGCTCGacatgaagaatttaaaaaatatgaaatgatgaAGGAACATGAAAGgagagaatatttaaaaacactaaatgaagaaaagagaaaagaagaagaatctaaatttgaagaaatgaagaaaaagcatgaaaatcATCCCAAAGTTAATCATCCA GGAAGCAAAGATCAACTAAAAGAGGTGTGGGAAGAGGCTGATGGATTGGATCCTAATGACTTTGACcccaagacatttttcaaatTACATG ATGTCAATAGTGATGGCTTTCTAGATGAACAAGAATTAGAAGCCCTATTTACTAAAGAG ttggagAAAGTATACGACCCCAAAAATGAAGAGGATGATATGGtagaaatggaggaagaaaggCTTAGAATGAGGGAACATGTAATGAATGag gTTGATACTAACAAAGACCGATTGGTGACTTTAGAAGAGTTTTTGAAagctacagaaaaaaaggaattcttgGAGCCGGATAGCTGGGAG acattGGATCAGCAACAGTTCTTCACAGAAGAAGAactgaaagaatatgaaaatcttaTCTCCGTGCAAGAAATTGAACTTAAGAAAAAGGCAGATGagcttcagaaacagaaagaagagctgCAACGTCAGCATGAACAACTTGAGGCTCAGAAGCTGGAATATCATCAG GTCGTACAGCAGatggaacaaaaaaaattacaaggaatTTCCCCATCAGTGCCTGGTGGAGAATCAAAGATCCAGTCAC ACATTTAA
- the NUCB2 gene encoding nucleobindin-2 isoform X2, which produces MKWRTILLQYCFLFITCVLTALEAVPIDIDKTKVKNTQPVDSAKIEPPDTGLYYDEYLKQVIDVLETDSHFREKLQKADIEDIKSGRLSKELDLVSHHVRTKLDELKRQEVARLRMLIKAKLDSLQDTGIDHHALLKQFDHLNHLNPDKFESTDLDMLIKAATSDLEHYDKARHEEFKKYEMMKEHERREYLKTLNEEKRKEEESKFEEMKKKHENHPKVNHPGSKDQLKEVWEEADGLDPNDFDPKTFFKLHDVNSDGFLDEQELEALFTKELEKVYDPKNEEDDMVEMEEERLRMREHVMNEVDTNKDRLVTLEEFLKATEKKEFLEPDSWETLDQQQFFTEEELKEYENLISVQEIELKKKADELQKQKEELQRQHEQLEAQKLEYHQVVQQMEQKKLQGISPSVPGGESKIQSRM; this is translated from the exons ATGAAGTGGAGGACCATACTGCTACAATATTGTTTTCTCTTCATTACATGTGTACTTACTGCTCTTGAAGCTGTGCCTATAGACATAGACaagacaaaagtgaaaaatactcAGCCTGTGGACAGTGCAAAGATAGAACCACCA GATACTGGACTTTATTATGATGAATACCTCAAGCAAGTGATCGATGTGCTGGAAACAGATAGTCATTTCAGAGAAAAGCTCCAGAAAGCAGACATAGAGGATATAAAg AGTGGGAGGCTAAGCAAAGAGCTGGATTTAGTGAGTCACCATGTGAGGACAAAACTTGATGAACTGAAAAGGCAAGAAGTGGCAAGGTTGAGAATGCTGATTAAAGCGAAATTGGATTCCCTTCAAG aTACAGGCATAGACCACCATGCTCTTCTAAAACAATTTGATCACCTAAATCACCTGAATCCTGACAAGTTTGAATCTACAGATTTAGATATGTTAATCAAAGCG GCTACAAGTGATCTGGAACACTATGATAAGGCTCGacatgaagaatttaaaaaatatgaaatgatgaAGGAACATGAAAGgagagaatatttaaaaacactaaatgaagaaaagagaaaagaagaagaatctaaatttgaagaaatgaagaaaaagcatgaaaatcATCCCAAAGTTAATCATCCA GGAAGCAAAGATCAACTAAAAGAGGTGTGGGAAGAGGCTGATGGATTGGATCCTAATGACTTTGACcccaagacatttttcaaatTACATG ATGTCAATAGTGATGGCTTTCTAGATGAACAAGAATTAGAAGCCCTATTTACTAAAGAG ttggagAAAGTATACGACCCCAAAAATGAAGAGGATGATATGGtagaaatggaggaagaaaggCTTAGAATGAGGGAACATGTAATGAATGag gTTGATACTAACAAAGACCGATTGGTGACTTTAGAAGAGTTTTTGAAagctacagaaaaaaaggaattcttgGAGCCGGATAGCTGGGAG acattGGATCAGCAACAGTTCTTCACAGAAGAAGAactgaaagaatatgaaaatcttaTCTCCGTGCAAGAAATTGAACTTAAGAAAAAGGCAGATGagcttcagaaacagaaagaagagctgCAACGTCAGCATGAACAACTTGAGGCTCAGAAGCTGGAATATCATCAG GTCGTACAGCAGatggaacaaaaaaaattacaaggaatTTCCCCATCAGTGCCTGGTGGAGAATCAAAGATCCAGTCACGTatgtaa